A genomic region of Conger conger chromosome 6, fConCon1.1, whole genome shotgun sequence contains the following coding sequences:
- the LOC133131267 gene encoding isocitrate dehydrogenase [NAD] subunit alpha, mitochondrial produces MAGTVWRSTLWRLMGAMKTPGPQHSRPFTRGIQTVTLIPGDGIGPEISAAVVKIFEAAKAPIQWEEKNVTAIKGPGGRWMIPPEAKESMDRSKIGLKGPLKTPIAAGHPSMNLLLRKTFDLYANVRPCMSIEGYQTPYTGVDLVTIRENTEGEYSGIEHVIVDGVVQSIKLITEEASRRIAEYAFQYARNNQRAGVTAVHKANIMRMSDGLFLRKCREVAEGYKDIKFTEMYLDTVCLNMVQDPTQFDVLVMPNLYGDILSDLCAGLIGGLGVTPSGNIGTNGVAIFESVHGTAPDIAGLDLANPTALLLSAVMMLRHMGLHDHGRRIETACFSTIRDKKVLTKDLGGNSKCSEFTNEICQRIQDMD; encoded by the exons ATGGCTGGAACCGTGTGGAGGTCAACG CTGTGGCGTCTCATGGGGGCCATGAAGACTCCGGGCCCTCAGCATTCCCGGCCTTTTACCAGAGGG ATTCAGACCGTGACGTTGATCCCGGGAGATGGGATTGGCCCGGaaatttctgctgctgttgtaAAGATTTTTGAAGCTGCCAAG gCACCTATTCAGTGGGAGGAGAAGAATGTCACTGCCATCAAAGGGCCTGGAGGCAGGTGGATGATCCCCCCTGAGGCCAAAGAGTCCATGGACCGAAGCAAGATCGGCTTGAAAG GGCCCCTGAAGACCCCCATTGCAGCTGGCCACCCCTCCATGAACCTGCTGCTGAGAAAGACCTTTGACCTCTACGCCAACGTGCGCCCCTGCATGTCCATCGAGGGCTATCAGACCCCCTACACTGGCGTGGACCTGGTGACCATCCGCGAGAACACGGAGGGGGAGTACAGTGGAATCGAGCATGTG atCGTGGACGGGGTTGTGCAGAGCATTAAGCTCATCACGGAGGAGGCCAGCAGGCGCATCGCTGAGTACGCCTTTCAGTACGCCAGGAACAACCAAAGAGCCGGCGTCACGGCCGTCCACAAAGCCAACATTAT GCGCATGTCTGACGGCCTGTTCCTGAGGAAGTGCAGAGAGGTGGCGGAGGGCTACAAGGACATCAAGTTCACCGAAATGTACCTGGACACCGTGTGTCTGAAC ATGGTTCAAGACCCCACACAATTCGACGTACTCGTGATGCCCAATCTTTACGGCGACATTTTGAG cgaTCTGTGTGCTGGTCTGATCGGCGGTCTGGGAGTCACTCCGAGCGGCAACATCGGCACCAACGGCGTCGCGATATTCGAATCG GTGCACGGGACAGCCCCGGACATCGCCGGGCTGGACCTGGCCAACCCCACCGCCCTGCTCCTCAGCGCCGTCATGATGCTCCGGCACATGGGCCTGCACGACCACGGCCGGAGGATCGAGACGGCCTGCTTCAGCACCATCAGAGACAAGAAG GTGCTGACCAAGGACCTTGGAGGAAATTCAAAGTGTTCCGAATTCACAAATGAAATCTGTCAGAGAATACAAGACATGGACTGA